The following proteins are encoded in a genomic region of Bosea beijingensis:
- a CDS encoding TRAP transporter large permease yields MGDFLRVNMAPVMFAALVVFLLLGYPVAFALAANGLLFALIGIELGLFQENFLQALPERIYGTMNNDVLLAVPFFTFMGLILERSGMAEDLLDTIGQLFGPIRGGLAYAVIFVGALLAATTGVVAASVISMGLISLPIMLRYGYDRRLASGVIAASGTLAQIIPPSLVLIVLADQLGRSVGDMYEGAFIPGLVLSAMYAGYVFIITLIAPGRAPGLPPEAQTLRDADGKTRRLSLLVVALISLALAYGYMKLFTKLTAGADFVILTMSLMVAISFVIALVNKFLKLNLLSRMAEQVVFVMVPPLALIFLVLGTIFIGVATPTEGGAMGAAGAILLAYGKKRMTFELLKQATESTAKLSAFVLFILVGARVFSLTFYGVNGHLWVEHLLVGLPGGATGFLIVVNVMVFLLAFFLDFFELAFIIVPLLGPAAEKLGIDLIWFGVILGVNMQTSFMHPPFGFALFFLRSVAPKNAYRDKVTGRMMEPVTTGQIYWGAVPFVVIQCIMVALVVIFPSMVMHYKASAIQLDQKAIDKQFDSIQIPGLGGTGLPGGFDLNAPPVIGTPPKP; encoded by the coding sequence ATCGGCGATTTCCTGCGCGTCAACATGGCGCCGGTGATGTTCGCGGCGCTCGTCGTCTTCCTGCTGCTCGGCTACCCCGTCGCCTTCGCGCTCGCTGCCAACGGCCTGCTTTTCGCGCTGATCGGCATCGAACTCGGCCTGTTCCAGGAGAATTTCCTGCAGGCCCTGCCCGAGCGCATCTACGGCACGATGAACAACGACGTGCTGCTGGCCGTGCCGTTCTTCACCTTCATGGGCCTGATCCTCGAACGCTCCGGCATGGCCGAGGACCTGCTCGACACCATCGGCCAGCTCTTCGGGCCGATCCGCGGCGGCCTCGCCTATGCGGTGATCTTTGTCGGCGCGCTGCTTGCCGCCACGACCGGCGTCGTCGCCGCTTCCGTCATCTCGATGGGCCTGATCTCGCTGCCGATCATGCTGCGCTACGGCTATGACCGACGCCTGGCCTCGGGCGTCATCGCGGCCTCGGGCACGCTCGCCCAGATCATCCCGCCCTCGCTCGTCCTGATCGTGCTGGCCGACCAGCTCGGCCGTTCGGTCGGCGACATGTACGAGGGCGCCTTCATCCCGGGCCTGGTGCTTTCGGCGATGTATGCCGGCTACGTCTTCATCATAACCCTGATCGCGCCGGGCCGTGCGCCCGGCCTGCCGCCGGAGGCGCAGACCCTGCGCGACGCCGACGGCAAGACGCGGCGCCTGTCGCTGCTCGTCGTCGCGCTGATCTCGCTGGCGCTGGCCTATGGCTACATGAAGCTCTTCACCAAGCTGACCGCCGGCGCCGATTTCGTCATCCTGACGATGTCGCTGATGGTGGCGATCTCCTTCGTCATCGCGCTGGTCAACAAGTTCCTGAAGCTCAACCTGCTCTCGCGCATGGCCGAGCAGGTCGTCTTCGTGATGGTGCCGCCGCTGGCGCTGATCTTCCTGGTGCTCGGCACGATCTTCATCGGCGTTGCGACCCCGACGGAAGGCGGCGCGATGGGGGCAGCCGGCGCGATCCTGCTCGCCTATGGCAAGAAGCGCATGACCTTCGAGCTGCTGAAGCAGGCGACGGAATCGACCGCCAAGCTCTCGGCCTTCGTGCTCTTCATCCTGGTCGGCGCGCGCGTGTTCTCGCTGACCTTCTACGGCGTCAACGGCCATCTCTGGGTCGAGCATCTGCTGGTCGGCCTGCCTGGCGGCGCGACGGGCTTCCTGATCGTCGTCAACGTGATGGTCTTCCTGCTCGCCTTCTTCCTCGACTTCTTCGAGCTCGCCTTCATCATCGTGCCGCTCCTCGGCCCGGCGGCGGAGAAGCTCGGCATCGACCTGATTTGGTTCGGCGTCATCCTCGGCGTGAACATGCAGACCTCCTTCATGCACCCGCCCTTCGGCTTCGCCCTGTTCTTCTTGCGCTCGGTCGCGCCGAAGAATGCCTATCGGGACAAGGTCACCGGCAGGATGATGGAGCCGGTCACGACCGGGCAGATCTACTGGGGCGCCGTGCCCTTCGTGGTGATCCAGTGCATCATGGTCGCGCTCGTGGTGATCTTCCCGAGCATGGTGATGCACTACAAGGCCTCCGCCATTCAGCTCGACCAGAAGGCGATCGACAAACAGTTCGACTCGATCCAGATCCCCGGCCTCGGCGGTACGGGCCTGCCGGGCGGCTTCGACCTCAACGCGCCGCCGGTTATCGGCACACCGCCCAAGCCGTAA